A single genomic interval of Spinacia oleracea cultivar Varoflay chromosome 6, BTI_SOV_V1, whole genome shotgun sequence harbors:
- the LOC110796940 gene encoding uncharacterized protein isoform X1, translating to MAECATVPSNFKLQLHRSNSKRSCFQPQKSFPKLLSSTNSMSVSVPLWRVSKLTTTSISVCNSRTPVSNGSPMRCSCLGTMINFESAAASNWVPVIDQVLLTASVVFAYMAGVIPSGGSYVKSQKKKLNDPLLPESPMFSGSTTKKEDQLVYQCPWDVVKGKITKSLLAIENGVIVEESSIEYELDRAKRPLNLYAVANGSRFRLLLSSIEQLEKEVNEIPDTSMAMEREEWLGLFSSTLKKACQSALFSWMEMEFCTENCKPDKELLFSMSEKLRGDDIILGNIRKFGKMDLFADLIGFLRYDYIRECSYYDHNVYPLHGCAILEDLIITLADAISSIYLEVISVDSDISEKISNFGLSLCTLSTRDLQKLRNEIAMREWIHQNFGQIVLMYEDRFDLRVLKIEPYRDPAEKLKESRKWWKRLTLKKSVTVQSSLRYSVVGPFSLTLKRTRELRALKGWKYYFSLILELSDIAVPMVKVVVSQVRNAISFFLVSLIGRSVGLVYTGIRQSLGWK from the exons ATGGCGGAATGTGCGACTGTGCCATCGAATTTCAAGCTGCAGTTGCATAGAAGTAATTCTAAAAGGTCGTGCTTTCAACCCCAAAAATCATTTCCCAAATTGTTATCGAG CACAAATTCTATGTCTGTGTCAGTCCCTCTATGGAGAGTCAGCAAGCTTACTACTACATCGATTTCAGTTTGTAATTCCAGAACTCCTGTTTCTAATGGAAGTCCCATGAGATGCAGCTGCTTGGGAACTATGATAAATTTTGAGAGCGCTGCTGCATCTAATTGGGTTCCTGTCATTGACCAAGTGCTTCTGACTGCTAGTGTAGTCTTTGCTTATATGGCTGGAGTCATTCCTTCCGGAGGATCCTATGTAAAATCCCAAAAGAAAAAGTTAAATGACCCACTGCTTCCTGAAAGTCCCATGTTTTCCGGTAG TACAACAAAAAAGGAAGATCAGCTTGTGTATCAATGTCCCTGGGATGTAGTGAAAGGGAAAATAACAAAGTCTCTTCTTGCTATTGAAAATGGTGTTATTGTGGAAGAAAGTTCCATAGAATATGAATTAGATCGTGCAAAGAGGCCTCTTAATTTGTATGCTGTTGCTAATGGTTCCAGATTCAGGCTGCTTTTGTCTTCAATTGAGCAACTTGAGAAAGAG GTTAATGAAATCCCAGACACATCAATGGCTATGGAAAGGGAGGAATGGCTAGGATTATTTTCCTCTACTTTAAAGAAGGCTTGTCAATCAGCTTTGTTTTCTTGGATGGAAATGGAGTTCTGCACTGAAAACTGTAAGCCTGACAAG GAGCTTTTGTTCTCTATGTCAGAGAAGTTGAGAGGAGATGATATTATCTTAGGGAACATTAGAAAATTCGGCAAGATGGATCTATTTGCAGATTTGATTGGCTTTCTCAGATATGATTACATTAG GGAATGTAGCTACTATGACCACAATGTTTATCCCTTACACGGGTGTGCTATATTGGAAGATCTGATCATTACTCTAGCTGATGCAATTTCAAGCATATATTTGGAGGTTATATCTGTTGACAGTGATATTTCTGAAAAGATTAGCAACTTTGGGTTGTCCTTGTGTACTTTGTCAACAAGAGATCTGCAGAAATTAAGAAATGAG ATAGCTATGCGCGAGTGGATTCACCAGAACTTTGGACAAATTGTATTGATGTATGAGGATCGATTTGACCTTCGGGTACTAAAGATTGAACCTTATCGTGATCCAGCAGAAAAGCTCAAGGAAAGTCGTAAGTGGTGGAAAAGACTTACTCTGAAGAAATCTGTAACAGTGCAGTCCTCACTACGCTATTCAGTAGTTGGTCCCTTCTCTTTGACCTTAAAGCGCACAAGGGAACTGAGGGCCCTCAAAGGATG GAAGTACTACTTCAGCCTCATACTTGAGTTGTCTGACATAGCAGTGCCAATGGTCAAAGTAGTTGTTTCTCAGGTTCGCAATGCCATCTCATTCTTCCTCGTTAGCTTGATTGGACGATCTGTAGGACTCGTATATACCGGGATTAGGCAATCCCTAGGGTGGAAGTAA
- the LOC110796940 gene encoding uncharacterized protein isoform X2 → MAECATVPSNFKLQLHRSNSKSTNSMSVSVPLWRVSKLTTTSISVCNSRTPVSNGSPMRCSCLGTMINFESAAASNWVPVIDQVLLTASVVFAYMAGVIPSGGSYVKSQKKKLNDPLLPESPMFSGSTTKKEDQLVYQCPWDVVKGKITKSLLAIENGVIVEESSIEYELDRAKRPLNLYAVANGSRFRLLLSSIEQLEKEVNEIPDTSMAMEREEWLGLFSSTLKKACQSALFSWMEMEFCTENCKPDKELLFSMSEKLRGDDIILGNIRKFGKMDLFADLIGFLRYDYIRECSYYDHNVYPLHGCAILEDLIITLADAISSIYLEVISVDSDISEKISNFGLSLCTLSTRDLQKLRNEIAMREWIHQNFGQIVLMYEDRFDLRVLKIEPYRDPAEKLKESRKWWKRLTLKKSVTVQSSLRYSVVGPFSLTLKRTRELRALKGWKYYFSLILELSDIAVPMVKVVVSQVRNAISFFLVSLIGRSVGLVYTGIRQSLGWK, encoded by the exons ATGGCGGAATGTGCGACTGTGCCATCGAATTTCAAGCTGCAGTTGCATAGAAGTAATTCTAAAAG CACAAATTCTATGTCTGTGTCAGTCCCTCTATGGAGAGTCAGCAAGCTTACTACTACATCGATTTCAGTTTGTAATTCCAGAACTCCTGTTTCTAATGGAAGTCCCATGAGATGCAGCTGCTTGGGAACTATGATAAATTTTGAGAGCGCTGCTGCATCTAATTGGGTTCCTGTCATTGACCAAGTGCTTCTGACTGCTAGTGTAGTCTTTGCTTATATGGCTGGAGTCATTCCTTCCGGAGGATCCTATGTAAAATCCCAAAAGAAAAAGTTAAATGACCCACTGCTTCCTGAAAGTCCCATGTTTTCCGGTAG TACAACAAAAAAGGAAGATCAGCTTGTGTATCAATGTCCCTGGGATGTAGTGAAAGGGAAAATAACAAAGTCTCTTCTTGCTATTGAAAATGGTGTTATTGTGGAAGAAAGTTCCATAGAATATGAATTAGATCGTGCAAAGAGGCCTCTTAATTTGTATGCTGTTGCTAATGGTTCCAGATTCAGGCTGCTTTTGTCTTCAATTGAGCAACTTGAGAAAGAG GTTAATGAAATCCCAGACACATCAATGGCTATGGAAAGGGAGGAATGGCTAGGATTATTTTCCTCTACTTTAAAGAAGGCTTGTCAATCAGCTTTGTTTTCTTGGATGGAAATGGAGTTCTGCACTGAAAACTGTAAGCCTGACAAG GAGCTTTTGTTCTCTATGTCAGAGAAGTTGAGAGGAGATGATATTATCTTAGGGAACATTAGAAAATTCGGCAAGATGGATCTATTTGCAGATTTGATTGGCTTTCTCAGATATGATTACATTAG GGAATGTAGCTACTATGACCACAATGTTTATCCCTTACACGGGTGTGCTATATTGGAAGATCTGATCATTACTCTAGCTGATGCAATTTCAAGCATATATTTGGAGGTTATATCTGTTGACAGTGATATTTCTGAAAAGATTAGCAACTTTGGGTTGTCCTTGTGTACTTTGTCAACAAGAGATCTGCAGAAATTAAGAAATGAG ATAGCTATGCGCGAGTGGATTCACCAGAACTTTGGACAAATTGTATTGATGTATGAGGATCGATTTGACCTTCGGGTACTAAAGATTGAACCTTATCGTGATCCAGCAGAAAAGCTCAAGGAAAGTCGTAAGTGGTGGAAAAGACTTACTCTGAAGAAATCTGTAACAGTGCAGTCCTCACTACGCTATTCAGTAGTTGGTCCCTTCTCTTTGACCTTAAAGCGCACAAGGGAACTGAGGGCCCTCAAAGGATG GAAGTACTACTTCAGCCTCATACTTGAGTTGTCTGACATAGCAGTGCCAATGGTCAAAGTAGTTGTTTCTCAGGTTCGCAATGCCATCTCATTCTTCCTCGTTAGCTTGATTGGACGATCTGTAGGACTCGTATATACCGGGATTAGGCAATCCCTAGGGTGGAAGTAA